The Stigmatella aurantiaca DW4/3-1 genome contains the following window.
TGCCCGGGGCCAGCCGCTGGGAGATGAGCGTGTTCATGTCCTGGGTCGCGCTCATCATGCGTTGCAGGTAACGCTCCAGGGCGGGCGTCAGCTCGCCGATCATCCCCTTGCGCATCATGTCGAGGTAGCCGCGGATGACGAGCAAAGGCGTCCGCAGATCATGCGATGCCCGGGAGCGGTTGCGTTCCCGGAAGCTCAGGACCTTGGCCAGCTCGCGCAATTCCTGGCCCATGCGCCTCTGCCGGGCCTGGGCATCGAGCTCCCGCCGCCGGGCCACCAGCAGGCTGCTGCCGAGCCGGGCGAAGCGCTCCAGCACCGGGCGCTCCGCGGCGCCGATTCGCTCCGGGCTCACGGCCAGGGTGATGCGCCCGTGCTTCACCAGGAAGCCCTGCGGGGCATGCCCCTGTCCTGAGACGGACACGCGCCGGCCCGCCTCGGAGATCCGGTTTCTTCCTTCATAGAGGACGATGCTCATGGCGCCCGTGAGCCTCATCGCCTCCCGGGGGAGCACCTCCAGTCCGGCCTTCGCCCCTTTCTGGAGCGCCCGCTCGGAGATGGCCGCCAGCGCCTGTTCGACGCCCACGGAGTCCAATCCTTCATCAATGATACGCCGCCCACCCAACGCTCCCGATTGCACGTTCACAGGAATGCGCATGGAACGCTCAGGGCGCAACGTTGCTCACCCTGAGAGTCGAGTCCTCCGGTCGTAGGAAGTTATTTTCACATTCTGCCCTGGGGGGCACCTGAAGTTTTACCGGCTTGCTTGGACGGCCTGATCCAAAACCCCCGCAACATCAAGACCTTCGCGCTGGCCGACGGATTGCTACGTGGCTTGGGACGGCGGAAGGGACTGATGAGTACTCTTGATTATTACACGACTCTCGTACGGCTCGCGCCCACCGCTGTGGCGAAGAGCGCGGTGCGCCGCGTTCAGGGCGCGGCCCGGCAAGCACTCTACCGGCACCGTGAACGAGTGGACGAACCCCGCCTCCTTCAGGCGTATGCGGCCGTCTCCGCCGATGAACTGGTGAGCAACCTGCTCGCCACGCGCCACACCCTCATCTGGTGTGAGACGCGGCAGCGGGCCTCCGTGCTGGAGACGCTCGCGGCGGTGCCAGGCGCCTCGGAGCGTGCCCTGGCGCGTGCCCGGGCGGCGCTGCGTCAGGAATTCGACGTCTTCGGAACGCGGGTGGTGTTCGGCGAGGGCCGTCCCGTGGACTGGTCGCGGGATCCAGTGAGCGGCCACGCGTATCCTCTCGAAGACGTGGCGCAGTTGAAGCTGCTGCGGCCCGGCTCGGATCCGAAGTACCCCTGGGTGCTCGGGCGGCTCGACAGCCTCGTGGCGCTGGGGCAGGGCTACTGGGTGGAGCAGGCGGAGCCGGAGCGGGCGCGCTTCGCGAGGGCCTTCGTCCTTCAAACGCTCGACTTTCTCCAGGCCAATCCGCTGGGCATGGGCGTGCATTGGTCTTGCCCCATGGAGATCTCGCTGCGCGCGGCCAACCTCGCGCAGGCGCTCGCCCTGTTCGCCGAGGCTCCGGAGGTTCAACGTCCCGAGTTCCTCGTGCCCGTGCTGGGCGCGCTGGCCGAGCACACCGCTTGGGTGGAGGCCCACCTGGAGGATCAGGGGGCGGTGCCCAACAACCACCTTGTCTCCAATTACGTGGGCTTGCTGGTGACGGGCCTGCTGTACCCCGAGCTTCCGGGAGCACTTCGCCAGGTGGCCCTGTCGGTGAAGGGCCTGCGCGCGCAGATGGAGGCGCAGGTGCACCCGGAGGGCACGTCGTTCGAAGGCTCGATTCCCTACCACCGGCTCGCGGTGGAGCTGTTCACCCTGGCCCACGTGGTGGGACAGGCCGCGGGGGTGTCGTTCGGTGAGGCCTACCTGGATCGCCTGAGAGGAATGTACCGGGCCGTGCGCGCGTGGTGCTCGGAGCAGGGATTGGCGCCGCAGGTGGGCGACAACGATTCAGGCCGGATCTTCCCCTTCCGGGACCGCTCGGATCGGGAGCATGGCTACTTGGTGCCCCTGGGCGCGGCGCTCCTGGGCGACGAGACGCTGTCGGGCGGGGACTTTCCAGACGAAGCGGCGTGGTTGCTGGGTCGGCCGGGCCTGGAGCGGTTTCAAACCCTTCGCCCAGCGGGGCCTCCTGCCTCGGTGAGCTTCCCCGCGGGGGGATTCCACGTGTTGCGTGGGGCAGGGGCGGTCATCACCGTGAGCGCGGGGCCCCAGGGACAAGGTGGGGTGGGGGGCCACAGTCACAACGACAAGCTCTCCTTCGAACTGCACCTGAAGGGTGCGCCCGTCATCGTGGATCCAGGCACGGGCACGTACACGCGGGATCCCGCGCAGCGCAATGCCTTCCGAAGCACGGCCGCCCACAACACGTTGATGGTGGATGGCGTGGAACAGGTGGCCATCGTCCCCGAACGGCTCTTCGCGCTTCCCGAGGCGGCGCGCGCGCGGGTGGAGATCTTCCAATCCGGTCTGGAGTTGGACCGGCTCTGTGCTCGGCACGATGGTTACCGGACGTTGCCCTCACCGGTGGGAATCGAGCGGACCTTCTTGCTCGACAAGCGTGAGCGGGCGCTGTCGGTGACGGATCGGCTGACCGGCACGGGTCAGCATGAAGTGATGGGCCGGCTGCATTTGCCGGATGTTCATGCGCGGCTGCGGACACCGTTTCCCGAAGAGCTGGCGAGGGCCTTGCGCGTTCCGGAGGCACCACGCACCTTCGAGCCGCTCGGTGTGGAGCTGGGCCCCGAGGGCGCCGCGCGGGCATTGGTTCTTTTCGGACTGGGGCTGGAGCCCCGATTGGATCCGTCCTGGTACTCGCCTGCGTATGGACGGGTCGAACCGGCACGGGTGGTGACTTACGGGGCGCGGCTGATGCCCCCGTCGTGGCTGCGGTGGGTGGTCGTCTTTTTGTGAGGCTGTTGGGATGGGGCACAGCACTCGGTGCGGTGCTCCGACTGGGAGATCGACGATGCGACTGATGAAGAGCCCGTTGGTGGACATGATTCACAAGCGGGAGGCGAAGGTGGGCGTGGTGGGGCTGGGCTACGTGGGTCTGCCGCTGGGGATGGCGTTCGCGGAGGCCGGTTTTCCGGTGACGGGTCTCGACATCGACAAGCGCAAGATCGAGAAGATCGGCAAGGGGGAGAGCTACATCAAGCACATCTCCAGCGAGCCACTCAAGAAGCTCACCGGCGAGGGCAAGCTTCAGGCGACCTCGGACTTCGCCAAGGCGAAGGACATGGACTGCATCGTCATCTGCGTGCCCACGCCACTGACGGCCTCGCGCGAGCCGGACATGAGCTTCATCATTCAGACGGGGGAGGCGCTGGCCCCCTACGTGCGGCCCAACCAGTTGTTCGTGTTGGAGTCCACCACGTACCCGGGCACCACCGAGGAGGTGCTCAAGCCGCTGCTGGAGAAGGGCGGCTTGAAGGCGGGCGTGGACTTCCACCTGGCCTTCAGCCCCGAGCGTGAGGACCCGGGCAACAAGAGCTTCAACACGAAGACCATTCCGAAGATCGTCGGTGGCTTCACGCCCGCGTGCCTCGAGGTGGCCCAGGCCCTCTACGCCAGCGCGCTCAAGGAAATCGTTCCGGTGTCCTCCACGCGCGTGGCGGAGCTCTCCAAGCTGCTGGAGAACATCTTCCGGTGCGTGAACATCGCCATGGTCAACGAGATGAAGATGCTCTGCGACCGGATGAACATCGATGTGTGGGAGGTCATCCAGGCGGCCAGCACCAAGCCGTTCGGCTTCATGCCCTTCTACCCGGGCCCCGGCCTCGGTGGGCACTGCATCCCGATCGATCCGTTCTACCTGACGTGGAAGGCGCGCGAGTACGAGTTCCACACCAAGTTCATCGAGCTTGCGGGCGAGGTGAACACGCAGATGCCCTACTACGTGGTGCAGCGCACCATGGAGGCGCTCAACAAGCACAAGAAGACGCTCAATGGCGCGAAGGTGCTCTGCCTGGGCGCGGCCTACAAGAAGGACATCGACGACATGCGCGAGAGCCCGAGCCTTCGCGTCATCTCGCTGCTCATCGAGAAGGGCGCCGAGGTCAGCTACCACGACCCGTACGTGCCGAAGCTGGAAAAGGGCCACGGCTTCCACCACGAGATGAAGTCCGTGCCGCTGACCCCGGAGACGTACGCGGAGTACGACGCGGTGGTCATCCTCACCGATCACTCCAACATCGACTACGCGACAGTGGTGCAGAAGTCCCACTGCGTCGTCGACACGCGCAACGCCACGAAGCTGGTGGGCCCGGGACGTGAGAAGGTCATGAAGGCTTAGTCCAGCCACAAGTTGGCCTTGCAGCCGAGGGTCCTCGCCCCTGCCTTTCCGGCAGGGGATGCGGACCCTCGATGCATTGCGGAATGGCTCGGGTACAGTGGCCGCGTGAGAATGTCCCGCTTGCGTGTCCTCCCCCTGCTGGTTTCCTCCGCCGCCTTTCTGCTGGCCGCCGCGCCTCCGGCCGATCCGCGCCTGTCCTTGCTCGACGCGATGGTGGCGGAGATGAACCGCAACCAGCAACAGCTCAAGCTCCAGGGGCATGAGCCCCCGTACTTCATGAGCTATCAACTCAAGGACTATGACCAGCAGGTCATCACCGCGCGCTATGGCGCCCTGTTCGTCAATGACGGCTACCGGGATCGCCGGCTGTCGGTGGACGTGCGGGTCGGCACGTACGAGTTCGACAGCTCGGTGCCCGAGGAGCTGGACTTCGCCTTCACCACCAAGGGGACCAGCTACTTCGCCCGCCCCGAAGGCCCCATCGACGATTCGCCCACGGCGCTGCGCACCGCGCTCTGGCTGTTGACGGACGAGCGCTACAAGTCGGCGCTCTTCCAGTTCCTCAAGAAGAAGGGAGAGGACGTCTACACGGTGGAGGACCCCAAGCGGCCACCGTCCTTGTCCCGGGAGAAGCCGAACACCTATGTGCAGGCCCCGGTGTCCTTTCCGTTCGACCGGGAGCGCTGGACGCGCGTGGCGCGTGAGCTGTCCGGCCGGTTCAACGGCCGCCCGGAGATCTTCGATTCCGATGTGCGCATCACCGCCGACAAGGTGGTGCGCCTCTTCGTGTCCACGGAGGGCAGCCGCATCGTCACCGAGGAGACGTTGTACGGGCTGCACGTCTCGGCCATGGCGCGGGCCGAGGACGGACAGCTGCTGGACAACGCACGCACCTTCTACTCACCCACCGAAGCAGGCCTGCCCAGCGAGGCGGATCTGGCCAAGGCCGCGGACGTGGTCATCTCGGAGTTGCTGGCCCTGCGCCAGGCGCCCGCGATCGATCCCTACACGGGACCGGCCATCCTCGCGCCCGAGGCCTCCGGCGTCCTCTTCCATGAAACGGTCGGCCACCGGCTCGAGGGAAACCGCCAGGGCGATGACCGCGAAGGGAAGACCTTCCGGGGGCAGGAGGGCAAGCCGGTGCTGCCGACGTTCCTCTCCATTCATGATGATCCCACCTTGCGCTCGTTGGAGGGGGATCCCCTCAACGGCTACTACCTCTTCGATGAGGAAGGGGTGAAGGGGCAGCGGGTGACGCTCGTGGAGAAGGGCGTGCTGAAGAACTACCTGCTGTCCCGCCAGCCGGTGGAGGGGTTCCTCCAGTCCAATGGCCATGGGCGCAGTCAGGGCACGCGCCGGCCGGTGGCGCGCATGGCCAACCTGCTCGTCGAGTCCTCGAAGCAGGTGAGTGACGAGGAGCTGAAGAAGATGCTCATCGCGGAGGCGAAGCGGCAGGGCAAGCCCTATGGGCTCATCATCCGCGACATCACCGGTGGAAACACCAACACCTCCAGCTACGGCTACCAGGCCTTCAAGGGCGTGCCGCGCATGGTGTACCGGGTGGATGTCCGTGATGGGAAGGAGTCGCTGGTGCGCGGGGTGGAGATCGTCGGAACCCCGCTGTCATCGGTGAACCGCATTCTCGCCTCGGGCAAGAAGGCAGGGCTCTTCAACGGCTTCTGTGGCGCAGAGAGCGGCATGGTGCCCGTGTCCACCGTGGCGCCCGCGGTGCTGCTCCAGGAACTCGAGTTGCAGCGCTCGGTGGAGGGCAAGGATCGTCCGCCCATCCTCCCCAGCCCCACGTCCCCGGCTGCTCAGGAGACGAAGAAGTAATACGAGGCGCTGCTGAATACACCGAGGGCACGTTCTCAAAAAACCGGGAAAAATTCCCGAATTTGATGTATTGTCCGCGCCAACAGAGAAACGAGTAATTCGTTTAAAATTTCCAGGTATGCGAAACAAGGGCACCGCCCGGCAGTTCCTGGAGTCTCTGTCTTCGAACCGTTGGAGCGAACAACATGACCCTTTTTACAAAGAAGACCGCGCGGTGGATGGGCGCGGGGATGCTGCTCACCTCGGCCGTGGCATGTGACTCAGGCGAGCCAGTGGTTGAAACACAAACCGTAGACAGCGTGACGCAGGAAGCCATCGTGTCGAGCATCACGGAGGGCGACTACGTCATCCGCTCGGTCATGACCAACAAATGTATCGACGTGGCCTCCTCGAGCACCGCGGATGGCGCCAAGGTGCAGCAGTGGGACTGTAATGGCACCAACGCGCAGAAGTTCCACATCTCCCCGACCTCGGACGGGTTCTGGAAGATCATCAACGTCAACAGCAACAAGGCGCTCGACATCGCGGAGGCCAGCACCGCGCAGAACGCCGTCCTCCACCAGTGGTCGTACGTGGGCGGGACCAACCAGCAGTTCCAGTTCACCTCGCGGGGCAACAACCAGTTCAGCTTCCACCCCCGCCACACGGGCATGGCCATCGATCTCTACTGGGGCTCGGCGGACAACGGGACCATCTTCGTGCAGTACCCGTATACCGGCACCGCCAACCAGCTGTGGACGTTCGACAAGGTGAGCGGTGGCGGCGGTGGCGGCGGCGGTGGCCCTCCTGGCACGGTTCCCGTGGTGGTGACCAACAACTGCCCGTTCAACCTGAACGTGGTGCTCTCGGGCGTGGGCGACGTGGCATTGGAGCGGGACGCCGCGGGCAACCGGATCTTCCGCAACCTGGCCAAGGGCAGCTCGTACACCTACTACCCGCCGGGCAACTACCCCAGTGGCCGCGTGTCCGCGTACAAGACCCTGCCGTCGCCCGCCTCTCCGCGTGAGCTGGAGAAGGCCGAGTTCACGCTGGGGCCCGATGGCAACAACGTGCAGAACATCTATTACAACCTCACGTACGTGGACCACGTGGGCCTGCCCATGAAGATCTCCAGCACGGGCACGAGCGGTTGCCAGATGGTGCAGTGCAACCGGTCCCACAGCTCGCTGATGTCGTCCATCAACAGCGCCTGCCCGGACGGGCTGCGCTACTCCATGGGCGGCGACACGGTGTGTCTGGCGCCGCGCTCCTTCTGCATCGACGGAGAGTACGCGGGTGACTCGCGCCGCGGCTCCGTCTGCGGACGGCTGGACTCCGAGATCACCCGGTGCGCGCAGAAGTACCCCGGCCAGTGCAACCCGGGCGCGGACAAGACGCCTCAGGTCTATGCCTGCTCGGGCGGCTTCTTCGCTCAGAGCGCCAAGTGGTGCTCGGCCATCACCCGCGGCATGGTGGACAACCCGGACAGCACCAACGTGGCCCAGTATTACAACACGGGCAAGCCCTACAACATCTACGCCAAGTGGGTCCACGACCAGTGCGGCGCGGTGTACTCGTTCGCCTATGACGACTACCCCATGGCGGCGAACCAGGCGGGGTTCTACACCTGCAACGGTGGCAGGCAGCTCGACGTGACGTTCTGCCCGGCGGGCTGAGCGTCTCGCAGGGGTCCGCCGTCTCACGGCTTCAGACGCCCGGCTCCTCCAAGGGGCCGGGCGTTCGTTTTGCGCGAAGGTTTGGCTCCGCACCGGCTTCCATGGAAAGGACTCTGTACGGCATTGTGCCCAGACGGTACCCTCTGGGGATGCGGACCCTTGCGATGATGCTGTGTGCGCTGATGGTGGGATGTGCTTCGGAGGAGACATCCGATGCGGGGCAGGTGCCGGAGGCCGAGCGGGCCCAGACACCTGAGGAGGTTCATACCCAGGCGCCGGGAGATTTCTATATAGCCTGTGGCTGTGGCTGCTGCGGAGGGATCGCACCGGTCGTCCGGTGTCTGTCCCAGGGAGAGACGCTTCAGTCCATCATCGCCAGGGACAAGGAGCAGGCAGCGTCTCCGAACTGCCCGTTCCAAGGCTGCTCCCTTCCGGTGAAGTACATGGATTGCAGTGCCGCTTCCCCCTCTCCGTGAGCCGCGGGGGGCCGTGCTCCTCTTTCCCGGTCACTCTGGCCCGGCACATTCCTTTCGAGCCAAGCACCCGTGTGAGGTACCCTGCCATGTCTACCCGACAGAAAGTGCCAGCGGAAATGGAGCGCCCGGAACAGCGCCCACTCACGCATTCCCCTTTGCGGCCTCCGGCCCATTCTGCCGTCGAAGAAGCGGGTGGCAGCGAGGTACATCCCTCTCCGTCGCAGCATGTCGCTCAGCTCCAGTTTCTCCAAAGAACCATTGGCAATCGAGCGGTCCAGCGACTCCTGGCCGGACAGAAGCCGCAACGGCAGGATGGTCCGGTGGACAGCATCCAGAAGGCCGCGGCACGGGGCATTCAAACGCCCTCCATGCGGCTGCCTTTCTTGGAAACACTCCAACCCCTGTTCGGGCGCCATGACCTGAGTCAGGTGCAGGCGCACGTGGGTTCGGAGGCGGCCGCGAGCGCCACGGCCATGAACGCCCGGGCGTATGCCACCGGGAACCATGTGGTGTTCGCCGGATCCCCGGATCTTCGGACCACCGCGCATGAAGTGGCGCACGTGGTGCAGCAGCGGGCTGGGGTCCAACTCGCGGATGGAGTGGGACAGGCGGGGGATGCGTACGAACGGCACGCCGACGCGGTGGCCGACAGGGTGACGTCACGGCAATCGGCGGAGGGACTGCTCCAGCGATTCGAGGCTGACCCTGTCTCTTCCGCGATTCAGCGGGAAGAGAGGACCACGTCCATCTACAACCGGGTGGGGAACACCAATGACTTTCGCAAGGGCATGGAGATCATCGACTCCACGAGTGTGAGCGCGTATGTCCATCTTTCGAGAGATGCGGCGCCGGGGGAAGACAGCGTCAACACCCAGCAGCAACCGCATTTCTTCAATGGGCTCCAGGAGCCTACCAAGCGGAGCCAGGTGAAGGTGGAGGGCGCAGGGGCGCAAGCTGACCTGAGCGCCTATACACGCGCCAACAATGCCCATATTACGCTGGAGGGCAGGTATGCGATGGTGATGTCTAGCCTTGCGAACGGCTTTGTCGACCTCCAGGCGGTCAAGAGCGGGCCACCCGTGGCGGCGCAGTTTGCCAATCTCAACTTCGGCTCTTATGCCGATCACGGAGATGTGCAGAAGTCGCAGCGAGACATTTTTACCTATATCAGCGACTACGCGGAGCAGGCGACCGAGATCGTGATGCAACGCCCGGAAGCCTTTGAAGGCGAGAGAAACGAACTGCTCGAACAGATTGATGCGGTCGAGGCCGAAACACGAGATTTCGCCTATTCCTTGATACAGAGGAGTTCGCTTCGAAATCTCGATGATAGTGATTTCGTACACTATGGCGGCGAGGAATGGGATCCCCTTATCCGAGATGACATCGAGTAATCGATGCAGGGAGCCCGCCTTCAGCGAGATGCCGGAGGAGCCGTAGGACGTGCCATTCTCCAGGATATGGATGGCTTCCGTTGTTTCGCCAGCCCAGAGGCGTTTTCCGCCTGGAGGAATTGATGACCCCGACGTCCGCT
Protein-coding sequences here:
- a CDS encoding DUF4157 domain-containing protein; translation: MDSIQKAAARGIQTPSMRLPFLETLQPLFGRHDLSQVQAHVGSEAAASATAMNARAYATGNHVVFAGSPDLRTTAHEVAHVVQQRAGVQLADGVGQAGDAYERHADAVADRVTSRQSAEGLLQRFEADPVSSAIQREERTTSIYNRVGNTNDFRKGMEIIDSTSVSAYVHLSRDAAPGEDSVNTQQQPHFFNGLQEPTKRSQVKVEGAGAQADLSAYTRANNAHITLEGRYAMVMSSLANGFVDLQAVKSGPPVAAQFANLNFGSYADHGDVQKSQRDIFTYISDYAEQATEIVMQRPEAFEGERNELLEQIDAVEAETRDFAYSLIQRSSLRNLDDSDFVHYGGEEWDPLIRDDIE
- a CDS encoding histidine kinase dimerization/phospho-acceptor domain-containing protein gives rise to the protein MGVEQALAAISERALQKGAKAGLEVLPREAMRLTGAMSIVLYEGRNRISEAGRRVSVSGQGHAPQGFLVKHGRITLAVSPERIGAAERPVLERFARLGSSLLVARRRELDAQARQRRMGQELRELAKVLSFRERNRSRASHDLRTPLLVIRGYLDMMRKGMIGELTPALERYLQRMMSATQDMNTLISQRLAPGSAPEDLRALLHTAFPSSARTSRRLVLSLQGPAAVPLKGAAPTLALLVRTLARGMAGTGARKVEGTIEVREPMKMWRLHLSAPAERPLAKPVVKRLEPLIHLLGGTLSIGEGLPLELTLNLPAA
- a CDS encoding alginate lyase family protein, translating into MSTLDYYTTLVRLAPTAVAKSAVRRVQGAARQALYRHRERVDEPRLLQAYAAVSADELVSNLLATRHTLIWCETRQRASVLETLAAVPGASERALARARAALRQEFDVFGTRVVFGEGRPVDWSRDPVSGHAYPLEDVAQLKLLRPGSDPKYPWVLGRLDSLVALGQGYWVEQAEPERARFARAFVLQTLDFLQANPLGMGVHWSCPMEISLRAANLAQALALFAEAPEVQRPEFLVPVLGALAEHTAWVEAHLEDQGAVPNNHLVSNYVGLLVTGLLYPELPGALRQVALSVKGLRAQMEAQVHPEGTSFEGSIPYHRLAVELFTLAHVVGQAAGVSFGEAYLDRLRGMYRAVRAWCSEQGLAPQVGDNDSGRIFPFRDRSDREHGYLVPLGAALLGDETLSGGDFPDEAAWLLGRPGLERFQTLRPAGPPASVSFPAGGFHVLRGAGAVITVSAGPQGQGGVGGHSHNDKLSFELHLKGAPVIVDPGTGTYTRDPAQRNAFRSTAAHNTLMVDGVEQVAIVPERLFALPEAARARVEIFQSGLELDRLCARHDGYRTLPSPVGIERTFLLDKRERALSVTDRLTGTGQHEVMGRLHLPDVHARLRTPFPEELARALRVPEAPRTFEPLGVELGPEGAARALVLFGLGLEPRLDPSWYSPAYGRVEPARVVTYGARLMPPSWLRWVVVFL
- a CDS encoding RICIN domain-containing protein; this translates as MTLFTKKTARWMGAGMLLTSAVACDSGEPVVETQTVDSVTQEAIVSSITEGDYVIRSVMTNKCIDVASSSTADGAKVQQWDCNGTNAQKFHISPTSDGFWKIINVNSNKALDIAEASTAQNAVLHQWSYVGGTNQQFQFTSRGNNQFSFHPRHTGMAIDLYWGSADNGTIFVQYPYTGTANQLWTFDKVSGGGGGGGGGPPGTVPVVVTNNCPFNLNVVLSGVGDVALERDAAGNRIFRNLAKGSSYTYYPPGNYPSGRVSAYKTLPSPASPRELEKAEFTLGPDGNNVQNIYYNLTYVDHVGLPMKISSTGTSGCQMVQCNRSHSSLMSSINSACPDGLRYSMGGDTVCLAPRSFCIDGEYAGDSRRGSVCGRLDSEITRCAQKYPGQCNPGADKTPQVYACSGGFFAQSAKWCSAITRGMVDNPDSTNVAQYYNTGKPYNIYAKWVHDQCGAVYSFAYDDYPMAANQAGFYTCNGGRQLDVTFCPAG
- a CDS encoding nucleotide sugar dehydrogenase; the protein is MRLMKSPLVDMIHKREAKVGVVGLGYVGLPLGMAFAEAGFPVTGLDIDKRKIEKIGKGESYIKHISSEPLKKLTGEGKLQATSDFAKAKDMDCIVICVPTPLTASREPDMSFIIQTGEALAPYVRPNQLFVLESTTYPGTTEEVLKPLLEKGGLKAGVDFHLAFSPEREDPGNKSFNTKTIPKIVGGFTPACLEVAQALYASALKEIVPVSSTRVAELSKLLENIFRCVNIAMVNEMKMLCDRMNIDVWEVIQAASTKPFGFMPFYPGPGLGGHCIPIDPFYLTWKAREYEFHTKFIELAGEVNTQMPYYVVQRTMEALNKHKKTLNGAKVLCLGAAYKKDIDDMRESPSLRVISLLIEKGAEVSYHDPYVPKLEKGHGFHHEMKSVPLTPETYAEYDAVVILTDHSNIDYATVVQKSHCVVDTRNATKLVGPGREKVMKA
- a CDS encoding TldD/PmbA family protein, encoding MSRLRVLPLLVSSAAFLLAAAPPADPRLSLLDAMVAEMNRNQQQLKLQGHEPPYFMSYQLKDYDQQVITARYGALFVNDGYRDRRLSVDVRVGTYEFDSSVPEELDFAFTTKGTSYFARPEGPIDDSPTALRTALWLLTDERYKSALFQFLKKKGEDVYTVEDPKRPPSLSREKPNTYVQAPVSFPFDRERWTRVARELSGRFNGRPEIFDSDVRITADKVVRLFVSTEGSRIVTEETLYGLHVSAMARAEDGQLLDNARTFYSPTEAGLPSEADLAKAADVVISELLALRQAPAIDPYTGPAILAPEASGVLFHETVGHRLEGNRQGDDREGKTFRGQEGKPVLPTFLSIHDDPTLRSLEGDPLNGYYLFDEEGVKGQRVTLVEKGVLKNYLLSRQPVEGFLQSNGHGRSQGTRRPVARMANLLVESSKQVSDEELKKMLIAEAKRQGKPYGLIIRDITGGNTNTSSYGYQAFKGVPRMVYRVDVRDGKESLVRGVEIVGTPLSSVNRILASGKKAGLFNGFCGAESGMVPVSTVAPAVLLQELELQRSVEGKDRPPILPSPTSPAAQETKK